Genomic DNA from Flavobacterium sp. N502540:
AAAAAAGCTCCATACAAAAAAATGTTTGGAGCTTTTTTATATTCTGTTTCAACCAGATAATACCTTATTTAAACGGTTGCATTTTATCGCATTGACATTCGCAATTAGGATCGCTGGTGTTAAGAACCGTTAAATATCTTTGATAAAAACCTCTTCTTGATTGTGTTTTATCACTATCTGCTTTATTGCATTCTAAAGCACCATTGATAATATTAATCGTCGCTCCAAAACCGGGTTTACGTCCCTCATTAATATCCTGTTGGGTTGGCAACCACTGACCAACCATTACAGCATGACACGAAGGTTTAGGAGCCTGTGGTGTCATCCAAAACCATATGGCAGTCTGGAACGCCAAAGCCGCATCTTTGACTACATTTTCAGGATTTTTAAGCAGTACGTTTTTATCTGCATATAAAAATTCACTTATCTGTCCATAATTATAGTTCCAACTCAACTGTATGGGTCCTCGCCCATGGTAGGATTTCTTTGCCACTGGGGGATAATTCACGTTATTCTCCTCTCTGTAACCTGTCGTGCTATTTTCATCATAGCCTACCTCTTCACGAAAGTGCAAGCCCCATGAATAGGCTCCTCCTGGTGCCGTTGACCAGCCCCCCGTAGTTTCATGAGATATATTAGCAAGAAAAGCGGCTAGTTCTCTTTTTCGTACTTCCAAAGAACCAATGCTTATAAAATCTGCATAATCAACTTCTTGTCTAACTACGGTATTATTGTTCCAGGAAGCACTGAAATCAGCATCTTCTTTAATCACTTTTGTCTCATTGGTCGATTTTTTAGTACGGGTTATTTTCTGAAACCAACCTTTTCTTTCGATAACAACCTTTAGGTCTGCCATAAGATCAACTGCTTTCATTAGCGCATCGTAGGTATAAAAATCTTTTGAAGGATTCACTATCCAGTTATTGCTCTGCTCTGCTCCGTAACGATAAGGGAACAACTCCAGAAATTGCTGTTTACTTATAAGGTCTTTAAGCCCTGCATTATTCCCTGGGCTATTTGGAGTATCCGGCTTTGGAAGTTCTTCATCAGGTTTAGGATTTTCCGTCGTAGGATCCTTCTTTTCCTCCAAATTATCATGACTACAAGAAAATAGCACGGAAGAGACACAAAATAAAACAGGCAAAAAGGCAAGTGGCGTATACTTCATTAATAAGGTTTGTTTTTTTGTAACATTGCCTTTACAATTCGTATTGTATTTTTTAGTCATAATTCAATTTTATTTTTTGGATTTATCCAAATTACCTATGGTTAACGTTAGCAATCCCCTGCTTTTATTATACAAATTCTGATAGCCTGTAGTGACTCCTTGTGCAGGTGTACGGGTGACATTAGCAATTTGATCTTTGTATGATTTTATTTCGGCATCTGTCAGAGTTGTGGGATTCATGACTACCAAAAGCGATTTAAAACTTTTTTGCGAATTAGTACTGTTCGGAATTCTTGTTTTATTGGTAAAACGGGGATCATTATAAATAGCCAGACTCTCGGCATCTTTAATTTCCGAGGCGGGAATCGCTCCTGCAAGATACAATTCAATATCAGCAATGTTATTGGATACTCCGCTTAGTATTCCTTTTACTTTATCCCAATGGTATGCATAATCTTGCGGAACGGCATAATTGGCCCATCGGTGAAACATCTCATGTAAAATAGGTCCTCCCTGAATATTATTTAGATAAAGAAAATAAACTCCTTGCAGTTTACCCGCAGAACCATAATCTTTTGTATTGTCTGACAGACTAAGTCCGATACCCTGTGTATCATTTTTCACCCTTTGATAAATACCATAAGGCATTCCAGCAGGAGGAGTACTTGTTGCATTATTTAATACGATCACAATAAAATCAAAATCATCTTTCAAAACCGGATAAATTTCAGTTTTACAAAGCGTTTTAAGTTTTTCTACGGTCGCTGTTTCATCTACCGTATGACTGTTCCAGTAATTAAAATCGTCTTGTGATAATTTTAAAATTCCAAACGTATTGGAGGATTCTATACTCAGGTTTGTGGTAACAGCTGGTGGAGGTGTCTGTGTCTCGGGATCTGTAGTCTCAGGTGTCTTTGATTCAGAATCAACAGGACTATCTCCCTTATCACAGCTATTGAAAAGAAATAGCATAATTACGAGCGAACCGATCGTTTTTAAGTTTGTTTTAGAAATCA
This window encodes:
- a CDS encoding chitinase, producing the protein MTKKYNTNCKGNVTKKQTLLMKYTPLAFLPVLFCVSSVLFSCSHDNLEEKKDPTTENPKPDEELPKPDTPNSPGNNAGLKDLISKQQFLELFPYRYGAEQSNNWIVNPSKDFYTYDALMKAVDLMADLKVVIERKGWFQKITRTKKSTNETKVIKEDADFSASWNNNTVVRQEVDYADFISIGSLEVRKRELAAFLANISHETTGGWSTAPGGAYSWGLHFREEVGYDENSTTGYREENNVNYPPVAKKSYHGRGPIQLSWNYNYGQISEFLYADKNVLLKNPENVVKDAALAFQTAIWFWMTPQAPKPSCHAVMVGQWLPTQQDINEGRKPGFGATINIINGALECNKADSDKTQSRRGFYQRYLTVLNTSDPNCECQCDKMQPFK